One window from the genome of Spiractinospora alimapuensis encodes:
- a CDS encoding sensor histidine kinase produces MRPGSSAGTRQALAILRGLVSRVGGQFLGLVLGSVFAWATLGWVMVSGVAVVLTSPLPSVARRTRSWWSLGGDVLIAGEQWRLSRWLDCDIQRPGGVEGSGLAYLLLRIPIGLTTGYLIFNAVFMIGLLFGGALWAGTAGDGTPIEISLPGVDMTPAPWTLGAFLGAFVIAMAMVGTVLMAAGDRALARRLLGPDLRDRLERRISELTESRAAVVSAVDEERRRIERDLHDGVQQRTVALAILLGRAVRRGGQGGGQGGGWDGEDLLQQAHDQSLHLVDELRDVAWRVYPRTLDELGLSASLATIAENSAIPVTVRDALTRRPAATTETAVYFVAREAITNAVKHANATEVTVDLAEDPTADTLEIHIHDDGEGGADPNGSGLQGLRQRVAALDGTFALHSPPGGPTTVTARFSTDRAPDA; encoded by the coding sequence GTGCGCCCAGGGTCATCAGCCGGAACACGTCAGGCGCTCGCCATCCTGCGGGGCTTGGTCTCGCGCGTCGGCGGGCAGTTCCTCGGTCTCGTGCTGGGCTCGGTGTTCGCCTGGGCGACGCTGGGCTGGGTGATGGTCAGCGGCGTGGCGGTCGTACTCACGTCCCCCCTTCCGTCCGTCGCCCGCCGCACACGCTCATGGTGGTCCCTCGGCGGAGACGTCCTGATCGCGGGCGAACAATGGCGCCTCTCCCGGTGGCTCGACTGCGACATCCAGCGCCCGGGCGGTGTCGAGGGCAGCGGGCTCGCCTACCTGCTACTGCGGATCCCGATCGGGCTCACCACCGGCTACCTCATCTTCAACGCGGTGTTCATGATCGGCCTGTTGTTCGGTGGTGCGCTCTGGGCCGGCACCGCCGGCGACGGGACGCCCATCGAGATCAGCCTGCCGGGCGTCGACATGACCCCGGCCCCGTGGACCCTCGGCGCGTTCCTCGGCGCGTTCGTCATCGCGATGGCGATGGTGGGCACGGTCCTCATGGCGGCCGGGGACCGAGCGCTGGCCCGCCGCCTCCTCGGTCCCGACCTGAGGGATCGGTTGGAGCGGCGGATCAGCGAGCTGACCGAGAGCCGCGCCGCCGTGGTCTCCGCCGTGGACGAGGAGCGCCGCCGCATCGAACGGGACCTCCACGACGGCGTGCAACAGCGGACGGTGGCGCTGGCCATCCTCCTCGGACGCGCGGTGCGGCGCGGGGGTCAGGGGGGTGGGCAAGGTGGTGGGTGGGACGGCGAGGACCTCCTCCAACAGGCACACGACCAGTCCCTCCACCTGGTCGACGAACTGCGCGACGTGGCCTGGCGGGTCTACCCCCGCACGCTGGACGAACTGGGGCTGTCCGCGAGTCTCGCCACCATCGCGGAGAACTCGGCGATCCCCGTCACCGTGCGGGACGCCCTCACGCGACGACCAGCCGCGACGACCGAGACCGCCGTCTACTTCGTCGCCCGCGAGGCCATCACCAACGCGGTGAAACACGCCAACGCCACCGAGGTGACGGTGGACCTGGCCGAGGACCCGACCGCGGACACCCTCGAGATCCACATCCACGACGACGGTGAGGGGGGAGCGGACCCGAACGGGAGCGGGCTCCAGGGCCTGCGCCAGCGCGTCGCCGCCCTGGACGGAACCTTCGCGCTCCACAGCCCGCCCGGTGGCCCCACCACGGTGACCGCGCGTTTCTCCACCGACCGCGCCCCCGACGCCTGA
- a CDS encoding serine hydrolase domain-containing protein — translation MRDAARRTTRSIVTTTAVLALGLGTVPAHADTDPRADRPDSPGDTITEEIEAVVDSEIASAVIARHQDSATHWAGSAGVADLGREAPADPDGYFRAASNTKTFVATVIMQLVDEGRVDLDHPIENYLPGTVPDGDTVTVRQILNHTSGIHNYTSVPGFEIGTWRGDNRFTSYEPQELLDAAFANDPYFAPGEGWHYSNTNYILAGLLIEAVTGRPYAEEVTDRVLEPLNLEHTVFPGTDHRLPEPHATGYTLVDGEYVDATEYNPSIGWAAGEMTSTTADLARFLDALFDGELTSEESLDEMLDPVDTGSGYGYGLGLRSYELDCGTVWGHGGTEVAYVSMMTRSEDGDTAVIAGSLYRTDLAQPDLRERLLESAHCAG, via the coding sequence ATGCGCGACGCAGCCCGCCGCACCACACGCTCCATCGTCACGACCACCGCGGTTCTCGCCCTGGGGCTGGGAACCGTCCCGGCCCATGCCGACACCGACCCCCGCGCCGACCGCCCGGACTCCCCTGGAGACACGATCACCGAAGAGATCGAGGCGGTCGTGGACTCCGAGATCGCGTCGGCCGTCATCGCACGTCACCAGGACAGTGCCACCCACTGGGCGGGGAGCGCGGGCGTCGCCGACCTCGGACGTGAGGCCCCGGCCGACCCCGACGGGTACTTCCGCGCCGCGAGCAACACCAAGACCTTCGTCGCGACGGTCATCATGCAACTGGTGGACGAGGGCCGTGTGGACCTGGACCACCCCATCGAGAACTACCTCCCCGGGACGGTTCCCGACGGGGACACCGTCACGGTGCGCCAGATCCTCAACCACACCAGCGGCATCCACAACTACACCAGCGTCCCCGGGTTCGAGATCGGGACGTGGCGCGGCGACAACCGGTTCACCAGCTACGAGCCCCAGGAACTGCTCGACGCCGCGTTCGCCAACGACCCGTACTTCGCCCCCGGGGAGGGCTGGCACTACTCCAACACGAACTACATCCTGGCGGGCCTGTTGATCGAGGCGGTCACCGGCCGGCCCTACGCGGAGGAGGTCACCGACCGCGTTCTCGAGCCGCTGAACCTGGAGCACACGGTGTTCCCGGGGACCGACCACCGGCTGCCCGAGCCGCACGCGACGGGCTACACGCTCGTCGACGGCGAGTACGTGGACGCCACGGAGTACAACCCGTCGATCGGCTGGGCCGCCGGCGAGATGACGTCCACCACCGCGGACCTCGCCCGCTTCCTCGACGCGCTGTTCGACGGCGAGTTGACCAGCGAGGAGTCGCTGGACGAGATGCTGGACCCGGTCGACACCGGGAGCGGCTACGGGTACGGCCTCGGCCTGCGCAGCTACGAGCTCGACTGCGGAACCGTGTGGGGGCACGGCGGGACGGAGGTCGCCTACGTCAGCATGATGACCCGCTCCGAGGACGGCGACACCGCGGTCATCGCCGGAAGCCTGTACCGGACCGATCTCGCCCAGCCGGACCTGCGGGAACGATTGCTCGAATCGGCGCACTGCGCGGGGTGA
- a CDS encoding NUDIX hydrolase, translated as MTRTVYLWHDGAKPPAELRITQVYGWLFDPHGRLVACYDNGAWGMPGGRPEAVDESHHDTLVREVDEEVQVRFTDAAYLGYQEVRRGGRSPVAQLRFVARITELLPRRPDPDHGRTHARLLAPVPNVLTRLDWGPSAEAQARSATAIAEARWALPVTSPTKTASLN; from the coding sequence ATGACGCGCACGGTCTACCTGTGGCACGACGGGGCGAAGCCCCCCGCGGAGCTCCGGATCACCCAGGTGTACGGGTGGCTGTTCGACCCCCACGGCCGGCTCGTGGCCTGCTACGACAACGGCGCGTGGGGGATGCCGGGCGGCCGCCCCGAGGCCGTCGACGAGAGTCATCACGACACCCTGGTCCGCGAGGTGGACGAGGAGGTCCAGGTGCGTTTCACCGACGCGGCCTACCTCGGCTACCAGGAGGTGCGTCGAGGCGGGCGTTCGCCCGTTGCCCAGCTCCGGTTCGTCGCCCGGATCACGGAGCTGCTGCCCCGCCGTCCCGACCCCGACCACGGCCGTACCCACGCCCGCCTACTGGCACCGGTACCCAACGTTCTGACCCGACTGGACTGGGGGCCGTCCGCGGAAGCGCAGGCGAGGAGCGCGACCGCGATCGCGGAGGCACGGTGGGCGCTCCCCGTCACCTCCCCGACGAAGACGGCCTCGCTGAACTGA
- a CDS encoding DNA glycosylase AlkZ-like family protein, translating to MLEISRSQALAYRAHVQGLDRRTDSMDELSVLDLGIQAPSGSAVAAALGARLNQVPDPEGDAPWGVDHLTVWSFRGAPHLHRRADLPGLATALWPVGERDAWTRLTSERKALGEAGIAGLDAFTAVAEAEREATAAGPIGRGDLSGQVTRSLPAAYRYFCRVCGTEHVYGNVFQLVGIFAGFSLVPGTTPAVVTPIENRWPVPEHAEGTAEVVTAYLRLHGPATLAEAAGFLGTSATALREVWPEDTVPVRVDTEGRKRWLPTASEALLSEVEVPRPGTLRLLPPLDPWLQGRDREFLVPSTEHRKAVWRMLGNPGVAWLDGEVVGTWRAKTTARRLDLTVTAFQELPRDALRDEAERLASARGREELRVTLA from the coding sequence ATGTTGGAGATCTCGCGGTCCCAGGCCCTGGCCTACCGTGCGCACGTCCAGGGCCTGGACCGGCGCACCGACAGCATGGACGAGCTGAGCGTACTCGACCTGGGGATCCAGGCCCCGTCGGGATCCGCGGTGGCGGCGGCGCTGGGGGCACGGCTCAACCAGGTGCCCGATCCGGAGGGAGACGCCCCCTGGGGCGTCGACCACCTCACGGTGTGGTCGTTTCGCGGAGCGCCGCACCTCCACCGGCGGGCCGACCTGCCCGGGCTGGCCACGGCCCTGTGGCCGGTGGGCGAGCGGGACGCCTGGACTCGACTGACCAGCGAACGCAAGGCCCTCGGCGAGGCGGGAATCGCCGGCCTGGACGCGTTCACCGCCGTCGCCGAGGCGGAACGCGAGGCCACCGCGGCGGGACCGATCGGTCGGGGTGACCTGAGCGGCCAGGTGACGCGTTCGCTGCCCGCCGCCTACCGGTACTTCTGCCGGGTGTGCGGGACCGAGCACGTCTACGGCAACGTGTTCCAGCTCGTTGGGATCTTCGCCGGTTTCTCGCTGGTTCCGGGCACGACCCCGGCGGTGGTGACCCCGATCGAGAACCGTTGGCCCGTCCCCGAGCACGCCGAGGGAACGGCCGAGGTCGTCACCGCCTACCTCCGCCTCCACGGCCCGGCCACGCTCGCGGAGGCGGCCGGGTTCCTCGGCACCTCCGCCACTGCCCTGCGCGAGGTGTGGCCCGAGGACACCGTGCCGGTGCGGGTGGACACGGAGGGAAGGAAGCGCTGGCTGCCCACGGCCAGCGAGGCTCTCCTGAGTGAGGTCGAGGTCCCCCGACCGGGGACCCTGCGCCTGCTTCCACCGCTCGACCCCTGGCTCCAGGGGCGGGACCGGGAGTTCCTGGTCCCCTCCACCGAACACCGCAAGGCCGTGTGGCGGATGCTTGGCAACCCGGGCGTCGCGTGGTTGGACGGGGAGGTCGTCGGCACCTGGCGCGCGAAGACGACGGCGCGACGCCTCGACCTGACCGTCACCGCTTTCCAGGAGCTCCCCCGGGACGCTCTGCGCGACGAGGCCGAGCGTCTCGCCTCCGCCCGCGGCAGGGAGGAGCTGCGCGTCACCCTTGCGTAG
- a CDS encoding TIGR03086 family metal-binding protein produces the protein MSDISERYAQLGAAFADVVAKVPGDRWENQSPCEEWTARDVVRHVVDTQGYFLALVGRSLGEIPSVDDDPVAAWDAARAVVQADLDAPERAGAEFDGFFGRTRFDAAVDMFLNFDLVVHRWDLARATGGDELIVPDEIDLAWERVARFGDNVRRKDVCGEEVTPPEGADAQTRLLAKLGRQA, from the coding sequence ATGAGCGATATTTCAGAGCGGTACGCCCAGCTGGGCGCGGCGTTCGCGGACGTCGTGGCGAAGGTCCCTGGTGATCGTTGGGAGAACCAGTCGCCCTGCGAGGAGTGGACGGCGCGCGACGTCGTTCGCCACGTGGTGGACACCCAGGGGTACTTCCTGGCGCTGGTGGGCCGAAGCCTGGGCGAGATCCCCTCAGTGGACGACGACCCCGTGGCCGCGTGGGACGCCGCGCGGGCGGTGGTCCAGGCGGACCTGGACGCCCCCGAACGGGCCGGAGCCGAGTTCGACGGGTTCTTCGGGCGCACCCGCTTCGACGCGGCCGTCGACATGTTCCTCAACTTCGATCTCGTGGTGCACCGGTGGGATCTCGCCCGTGCCACGGGTGGCGACGAACTCATCGTTCCCGACGAGATCGACCTCGCCTGGGAACGGGTGGCAAGGTTCGGGGACAACGTCCGGCGCAAGGACGTGTGCGGCGAGGAGGTCACACCACCCGAGGGGGCCGACGCACAGACCCGGCTCCTCGCCAAGCTCGGACGACAGGCGTGA
- a CDS encoding class I SAM-dependent methyltransferase, which translates to MSVRVEDHYRRLLAPNYTWMLGGDIEHTARTQRALLGTLLGGPASLGSGTVADLGCGSGAQTLALADMGYGHVLAIDTDGSLLEELRAHARGRPAVETVHDHAVSALDKLATGALDAAVCMGDTLLHLPDRAGVEAVFEAAARALCSGGRLVLTYRDLSRPLYGTDRAIPVRSTDDQIMTCFLDFADEDTVEVHDIVHTRSADGWTFATSSYPKLRLAADWVVERLVEHGFTVAHHDQSDSGLWRTVAHRSA; encoded by the coding sequence GTGAGCGTCAGAGTCGAAGACCACTACCGTCGGCTGCTCGCCCCGAACTACACCTGGATGCTGGGCGGCGACATCGAACACACCGCACGGACCCAGCGAGCGTTGCTGGGGACGCTGCTCGGCGGACCGGCCTCCCTGGGATCGGGGACCGTCGCCGATCTCGGATGTGGGTCCGGAGCGCAGACCCTCGCGCTCGCGGACATGGGCTACGGTCACGTCCTCGCGATCGACACCGACGGGTCGTTGCTCGAGGAGCTCCGAGCGCACGCCAGGGGTCGACCCGCCGTGGAGACCGTCCACGACCACGCGGTGAGTGCCCTCGACAAGCTCGCCACCGGAGCCCTCGACGCCGCCGTGTGCATGGGTGACACACTGCTTCACCTGCCCGACCGGGCGGGCGTCGAGGCGGTCTTCGAGGCGGCGGCGCGCGCGCTGTGTTCGGGCGGTCGGCTCGTCCTCACCTATCGGGACCTCTCCCGTCCGCTCTACGGTACCGACCGGGCCATCCCGGTTCGCAGCACCGACGATCAGATCATGACGTGTTTCCTGGACTTCGCCGACGAGGACACGGTTGAGGTGCACGACATCGTTCACACCCGTAGCGCCGACGGATGGACCTTCGCCACGAGTAGCTACCCCAAACTCCGGCTGGCCGCCGACTGGGTGGTCGAGCGACTCGTCGAACACGGGTTCACCGTCGCCCACCACGACCAGAGCGATTCCGGGCTGTGGCGCACCGTGGCCCACCGGAGTGCCTGA
- a CDS encoding helix-turn-helix transcriptional regulator, which yields MVKDVGQDARGIIAPDAGLTQFRMDRFAPSTEINRLVDRYWLIRWDLDEPFTQRVYPHPVVNVVFQPGAGTVNGVATRVDSRELAGEGWALGVMFRPAGFRPLTDGPLTALRDREVALDRVFGSEGTGLSDAVNAASTAEDRIAEIETFLAARLPAGRHPAEDTAALVERIAANPSSARVESLAREERVSTRQLQRRFADHVGLSPKNVVRRYRLYEAAERVRHGTAVDWADLAATLGYSDQPHLSRDFTAVIGVSPGRYTQLCGAPAA from the coding sequence GTGGTCAAGGACGTGGGTCAGGACGCGCGGGGCATCATCGCCCCGGACGCCGGGCTGACCCAGTTCCGGATGGACCGATTCGCGCCCTCCACGGAGATCAACCGGCTGGTGGACCGGTACTGGCTCATCCGTTGGGACCTCGATGAGCCGTTCACGCAGCGGGTCTATCCGCATCCCGTCGTCAACGTCGTGTTCCAGCCCGGGGCGGGAACAGTCAACGGTGTCGCGACGCGGGTCGACAGCCGGGAGCTCGCGGGCGAGGGGTGGGCGCTGGGCGTCATGTTCCGTCCCGCCGGCTTCCGTCCGCTCACGGACGGTCCGCTGACCGCGCTGCGCGACCGCGAGGTCGCACTGGATCGGGTGTTCGGATCCGAGGGCACGGGACTCAGCGACGCGGTGAACGCCGCGTCGACCGCGGAGGACCGGATCGCCGAGATCGAGACCTTCCTGGCCGCACGACTGCCCGCCGGGCGACACCCGGCGGAGGACACCGCCGCGCTGGTGGAGCGGATCGCGGCGAATCCGTCGAGCGCCCGCGTCGAGAGCCTGGCGCGGGAGGAACGGGTGAGCACCCGTCAGCTCCAGCGACGCTTCGCCGACCATGTGGGGCTGAGCCCGAAGAACGTGGTGCGCCGCTACCGACTGTACGAGGCCGCCGAGCGGGTACGCCACGGGACCGCGGTGGACTGGGCGGACCTGGCCGCCACTCTGGGGTACAGCGACCAACCCCACCTGAGCCGCGACTTCACCGCCGTCATCGGCGTCTCGCCCGGCCGCTACACCCAGCTCTGTGGCGCGCCCGCGGCCTGA
- a CDS encoding YrhK family protein, producing the protein MSNADRDRPINIRIGHEELVIRQRYEAVGICNDTLIAVWFIVGSIMFFSPTSTTTGTWFFLLGSVQLLVRPVIRLTRMIHLQRIGNLPPGADHADQEF; encoded by the coding sequence GTGTCGAACGCGGACAGGGACCGACCGATCAACATCCGGATCGGCCACGAGGAACTCGTCATCCGGCAGCGGTACGAAGCTGTCGGGATCTGCAACGACACCCTCATCGCCGTGTGGTTCATCGTCGGCAGCATCATGTTCTTCTCCCCCACCTCCACCACGACCGGGACCTGGTTCTTCCTCCTCGGCAGTGTCCAATTGCTGGTCCGGCCGGTCATCCGCCTCACCCGCATGATCCACCTGCAGCGCATCGGAAACCTGCCTCCCGGCGCCGACCACGCCGACCAGGAGTTCTGA
- a CDS encoding arsenic resistance protein translates to MTIAERLQSVLVAGAAAAGLGAGLLLPVSDALGHVVLPALVLMVAAVFVQMDASRIRETRNGGPVVAASLVLNFVFTPLLAWALGAGLLGGAPDLRIGLLLLLVTPCTDWYLVFTAVARGHTGIAAALLPVNLVLQLLLLPVYVLLLGGPATFVDAGTLVESVLLVLAVPLLLALGARWGATRLRGPEWRDRVLVGPAGHLVLPLLYVAVFAMFAWQARTVADNGGELLALLPPLAVFFVVAPLAAWGASRLLRLPGDQRVTLIMTTTARNSPIALAIAVAAFPDRPLIAVALVVGPLIELPILALLSQVVRVRDRLSVAT, encoded by the coding sequence ATGACGATCGCGGAGCGGCTGCAGTCGGTCCTGGTGGCCGGCGCCGCCGCCGCGGGGCTGGGCGCCGGCCTGCTCCTTCCCGTGAGCGACGCGCTCGGACACGTGGTGCTGCCCGCCCTGGTGCTGATGGTGGCGGCGGTCTTCGTGCAGATGGACGCCTCCCGGATACGGGAGACGCGCAACGGCGGGCCCGTCGTCGCCGCGAGCCTGGTCCTGAACTTCGTGTTCACCCCATTGCTGGCCTGGGCTCTGGGTGCCGGGCTGCTCGGCGGCGCCCCCGACCTCCGCATCGGTCTCCTACTGCTGTTGGTCACCCCCTGCACCGACTGGTACCTGGTCTTCACCGCCGTGGCGCGCGGCCACACCGGAATCGCCGCCGCGCTGCTGCCGGTGAACCTGGTCCTGCAGCTCCTGCTCCTGCCGGTCTACGTCCTCCTGCTGGGTGGTCCGGCGACGTTCGTGGACGCGGGGACCCTCGTCGAGTCCGTACTGCTCGTGTTGGCTGTGCCGCTGCTCCTCGCGCTGGGCGCACGGTGGGGAGCCACACGGCTGCGCGGGCCCGAGTGGCGGGACCGGGTGCTGGTCGGCCCGGCGGGACACCTCGTCCTCCCGCTGCTCTACGTCGCGGTGTTCGCCATGTTCGCGTGGCAGGCCCGGACGGTGGCCGACAACGGAGGGGAGCTTCTCGCGCTGCTGCCACCCCTCGCCGTGTTCTTCGTGGTCGCACCCCTGGCGGCCTGGGGAGCCTCCCGACTGCTCCGCCTGCCGGGGGACCAACGGGTCACCCTGATCATGACAACGACGGCCCGCAACTCGCCGATCGCGCTGGCGATCGCCGTGGCGGCCTTCCCGGATCGCCCACTGATCGCGGTCGCGCTGGTGGTGGGCCCCCTCATCGAGCTGCCGATCCTCGCGCTGCTCAGCCAGGTCGTTCGCGTCCGGGATCGCCTCTCCGTCGCCACGTGA
- the metE gene encoding 5-methyltetrahydropteroyltriglutamate--homocysteine S-methyltransferase: MNAPQRIGPTVLGYPRVGPDRELKAALESFWAQRVDHAELLEVGRRLRTDAWQRMSEAGLASVPVNTFSHYDHVLDTAHLFGALPERHTALGGSELDTYFAAARGADDTPALEMTKWFDTNYHYLVPELSPDTRFTLHGTKPVDETREARGLGYRPRPVVLGPVTFLLLSKPSSDAPAGFSPLSLLDRLLPVYVDLLRALQEAGADVVQLDEPAFAADRSPAELDALRHTYQRLGSEVRRPGICVATYFGPPREALHVLARTPVEALAVDLVSDPDTVDALATEPALRDKEIVAGVVDGRNIWRTDVDTALGRVARLLGSADRVSVSTSCSLLHVPYDVERETALDPRVRSWLAFADQKVREVVLLDRALHEGRDAVDADLAAARAVVTDRTRATDLRDNTVRARLEALRPEDARRGDYAVRAAAQRDALRLPLMPTTTIGSFPQTQEVRRARADHRAGRVDADAYRQVMRDEVERVVRLQEEIGLDVLVHGEPERNDMVQYFAEQLGGFAATEHGWVQSYGSRCVRPPVLYGDVTRGGPMTVEWARYAQSLTTKPVKGMLTGPVTILAWSFVRDDQPLADTARQVALAIRDEVHDLESAGIRIIQVDEPALRELLPLRSDEHKAYLDWAVTAFRMATSGVAASTQIHTHLCYSEFGEVLPAIDALDADVTSIEAARSRMEVLDDLNDAGFSRAVGPGVYDIHSPRVPGAAEITDLLRTAVDAVPVERLWANPDCGLKTRGYPEVEPALRHLVTAAERIRADR, from the coding sequence TTGAACGCACCACAGCGCATCGGCCCCACCGTCCTCGGATATCCCCGTGTGGGACCCGACCGGGAACTCAAGGCGGCGTTGGAGAGCTTCTGGGCCCAGCGAGTGGACCACGCCGAACTTCTCGAGGTCGGACGCCGTCTGCGCACCGACGCGTGGCAGCGCATGTCCGAGGCGGGACTGGCGTCCGTCCCCGTCAACACCTTCTCCCATTACGACCACGTGCTCGACACGGCGCACCTGTTCGGCGCCCTCCCCGAACGCCACACCGCGCTGGGCGGGTCTGAGCTGGACACCTACTTCGCCGCCGCCCGTGGCGCCGACGACACCCCGGCGTTGGAGATGACCAAGTGGTTCGACACGAACTACCACTACCTCGTGCCGGAGCTCAGTCCTGACACCCGGTTCACCCTGCACGGGACGAAGCCCGTGGACGAGACGCGCGAAGCCCGTGGGCTCGGGTACCGGCCCCGCCCGGTGGTGCTCGGGCCGGTCACGTTCCTGCTGCTGTCCAAGCCGAGCTCGGACGCGCCGGCGGGCTTCTCGCCCCTGTCCCTGCTCGACCGGTTGCTCCCGGTGTACGTCGACCTCCTCCGGGCACTCCAGGAGGCCGGTGCGGACGTCGTCCAACTGGACGAACCCGCCTTCGCCGCCGACCGATCCCCGGCGGAGCTGGACGCGCTGAGGCACACCTATCAGCGGCTGGGGTCGGAGGTACGGCGTCCCGGAATCTGCGTGGCCACCTACTTCGGACCACCCCGGGAGGCGCTCCACGTGCTGGCGCGCACTCCGGTGGAGGCCCTGGCCGTGGACCTCGTGTCCGACCCCGACACGGTCGACGCCCTCGCCACCGAACCCGCGCTGCGGGATAAGGAGATCGTGGCGGGAGTCGTGGACGGGCGCAACATCTGGCGCACGGACGTGGACACCGCGCTCGGCCGCGTGGCCCGCCTCCTGGGCAGCGCCGACCGGGTGAGCGTCTCGACGTCGTGCTCCCTCCTGCACGTGCCCTACGACGTGGAGCGCGAGACCGCCCTCGACCCACGTGTCCGGTCCTGGCTGGCCTTCGCCGACCAGAAGGTACGCGAGGTGGTACTGCTGGACCGCGCGCTGCACGAGGGACGTGACGCCGTCGACGCCGACCTGGCCGCCGCCCGGGCCGTCGTGACCGACCGGACCCGTGCCACCGACCTGCGCGACAACACCGTACGCGCGCGGCTCGAGGCACTGCGGCCCGAGGACGCGCGACGCGGAGACTACGCGGTCCGCGCGGCCGCCCAACGCGACGCGCTACGGCTACCGCTCATGCCCACCACCACGATCGGTTCCTTCCCCCAGACCCAGGAGGTGCGCAGGGCCCGCGCCGACCATCGGGCGGGCCGGGTCGACGCCGACGCCTACCGACAGGTGATGCGCGACGAGGTCGAACGCGTGGTGCGGCTCCAGGAGGAGATCGGGCTGGACGTCCTCGTCCACGGGGAGCCCGAACGCAACGACATGGTGCAGTACTTCGCCGAGCAACTGGGCGGGTTCGCCGCCACGGAGCACGGCTGGGTACAGTCCTACGGCTCACGCTGCGTGCGACCGCCCGTGCTCTACGGCGACGTCACCCGCGGCGGCCCGATGACGGTCGAGTGGGCACGTTACGCGCAGTCCCTCACCACGAAACCCGTCAAGGGCATGCTCACCGGGCCGGTCACCATCCTGGCCTGGTCCTTCGTCCGGGATGACCAGCCGCTGGCCGACACCGCTCGGCAGGTCGCGCTGGCGATCCGCGATGAGGTCCACGACCTGGAGTCCGCAGGGATCCGGATCATCCAGGTGGACGAACCCGCGCTGCGCGAGTTGCTGCCGCTCCGCTCCGACGAGCACAAGGCCTACCTGGACTGGGCGGTGACGGCCTTCCGGATGGCGACCTCGGGCGTCGCGGCGTCCACACAGATCCACACCCACCTGTGCTACTCGGAGTTCGGCGAGGTCCTGCCGGCGATCGACGCGCTCGACGCCGACGTGACCAGCATCGAGGCGGCGCGGTCCCGGATGGAGGTGCTCGACGACCTCAACGACGCCGGGTTCTCCCGGGCCGTCGGCCCAGGCGTCTACGACATCCACTCCCCACGCGTCCCCGGAGCGGCGGAGATCACCGACCTACTGCGCACTGCGGTGGACGCGGTTCCGGTCGAGCGTCTGTGGGCCAACCCCGACTGCGGCCTGAAGACCCGCGGCTACCCCGAGGTGGAGCCGGCCCTACGCCACCTGGTCACCGCCGCCGAACGCATCCGCGCCGACCGGTAG
- a CDS encoding DMT family transporter: MYTLLLAAATLLGCLLAVQASVNQQLNKAVGTPYGAATLQLALAAGVLLLLGAGTGALADTSGVVDARWWHLLGGLASPFYITSGILLIPRLGAVTTVGLFVSGQMFASLALDLTGALGVTLRPLSVGMVLGGLAVLGGIATVVRAQHRAPQVASVPAGAVGTLARRPAGTGWGWPMLGLAAGAGLPVQGAVNAQLRGVVAEPLAVASVSFTVATLAIAVTLAVLLVAGGTPRPRLGPLRRMPWWGWLGAACAVGYVTGTFLLIPVVGAAVTVALTVAGQQLTSAAIDQYGLFRLPQRALTRARCSGLCLLVGGALAIQLW; encoded by the coding sequence ATGTATACCCTCTTGCTCGCGGCGGCCACGCTGCTTGGATGCCTCCTGGCCGTGCAGGCGTCGGTGAATCAGCAGCTCAACAAGGCTGTTGGGACGCCTTACGGTGCTGCGACGCTTCAACTGGCCCTCGCCGCGGGTGTGCTTCTGCTCCTGGGAGCCGGGACCGGGGCGCTCGCCGACACGAGCGGCGTCGTGGACGCGCGGTGGTGGCACCTTCTGGGCGGACTGGCCAGCCCCTTCTACATCACCAGCGGGATCCTGCTGATTCCGCGTCTCGGCGCGGTGACCACTGTCGGGTTGTTCGTGTCCGGGCAAATGTTCGCTTCCTTGGCTCTCGACCTGACCGGAGCGCTGGGTGTGACACTCCGCCCGCTGTCAGTCGGGATGGTGTTGGGTGGGTTGGCCGTGCTCGGCGGGATCGCGACCGTCGTCCGGGCGCAGCACCGTGCCCCTCAGGTCGCCTCCGTCCCAGCGGGGGCCGTGGGCACCTTGGCGCGGCGCCCCGCGGGGACTGGGTGGGGCTGGCCGATGCTCGGCTTGGCCGCCGGCGCGGGCTTGCCCGTGCAGGGTGCGGTCAACGCACAACTGCGGGGTGTGGTGGCAGAGCCTCTCGCGGTGGCTTCGGTGAGTTTCACGGTGGCGACGTTGGCGATCGCGGTGACGTTGGCGGTGCTGCTCGTAGCGGGGGGCACCCCGCGTCCACGACTGGGGCCGCTGCGCCGGATGCCCTGGTGGGGATGGCTGGGTGCGGCCTGCGCGGTGGGGTACGTGACCGGAACGTTCTTGCTCATCCCGGTGGTCGGCGCGGCGGTGACCGTCGCCCTCACTGTGGCCGGCCAACAGCTCACCTCGGCCGCGATCGACCAGTACGGCCTGTTCCGTCTCCCCCAACGAGCGCTGACCCGCGCCCGCTGCTCCGGGCTCTGCCTGCTCGTGGGCGGTGCCTTGGCGATCCAACTGTGGTGA